From a single Campylobacter concisus genomic region:
- the purH gene encoding bifunctional phosphoribosylaminoimidazolecarboxamide formyltransferase/IMP cyclohydrolase, whose protein sequence is MRALLSVSDKEGIVEFAKGLEELGWQILSTGGTFKLLKENGVKATEVSEFTASPEMFEGRVKTLHPKIHGGILHKRDDATHVAQAKEYGIEGIDLVCVNLYPFKETTIRTDDFAEIIENIDIGGPAMVRSAAKNFKDVLIVTSVLDYDEILKRLREKSDDYEFRRSLMIKAYEHTAAYDSTIANYMNDRFNGGFGDARFIVGSKVFDTRYGENPHQKGALYEFDYFFSNNFRALKGEASFNNMTDINGALMLATSFEDAPAVAIIKHANPCGFAVKDTLLESYVAALKCDPISAYGGVVAINGTLDEELAKKINEIYVEVIIAANVDEAALKVFEAKKRIKIFTQDNKFLVRSNDKFDFKHVDGGFVFQERDYVKDEELENMKQMSKKFATGSELKDAQIAWKVAALTKSNCVVYVKDGAMVAIGMGMTSRVDAARAAVAKAKELKIDLSGCVLASEAFFPFRDSIDIASKVGVKCVIEPGGSIRDDEVIEAADEHGMSLYFTGVRHFLH, encoded by the coding sequence ATGAGAGCATTGCTTAGCGTTAGCGATAAAGAGGGCATTGTAGAGTTTGCAAAGGGGCTAGAAGAGCTTGGCTGGCAGATACTTTCAACTGGCGGTACATTTAAGCTTTTAAAAGAAAATGGTGTCAAAGCGACTGAAGTTAGCGAATTTACGGCGTCGCCTGAGATGTTTGAGGGCAGAGTAAAGACGCTTCATCCAAAGATCCATGGTGGCATCTTGCACAAACGTGACGACGCTACGCACGTGGCGCAGGCAAAGGAGTATGGCATCGAGGGCATAGACTTGGTTTGCGTAAATTTATATCCATTTAAAGAGACTACCATCAGGACCGATGACTTTGCTGAGATCATCGAAAATATCGATATCGGCGGCCCAGCTATGGTAAGAAGTGCAGCTAAAAATTTTAAAGACGTGCTTATCGTTACAAGCGTGCTTGACTACGATGAAATTTTAAAGCGCCTAAGAGAAAAAAGTGATGATTACGAGTTTAGAAGATCGCTGATGATAAAGGCTTACGAGCACACAGCGGCTTATGACAGCACGATAGCAAACTATATGAATGATAGATTTAATGGTGGTTTTGGCGATGCTAGATTTATCGTTGGAAGCAAGGTTTTTGACACGAGATACGGCGAAAATCCACACCAAAAAGGGGCACTTTACGAGTTTGATTATTTCTTTTCAAACAACTTTAGAGCCCTAAAAGGCGAGGCAAGTTTTAATAATATGACCGACATAAATGGCGCGCTAATGCTTGCAACTAGCTTTGAGGATGCGCCAGCAGTGGCTATCATCAAACATGCTAATCCTTGCGGCTTTGCGGTAAAAGATACGTTACTAGAGAGCTACGTGGCAGCGCTTAAGTGCGACCCGATCTCAGCATACGGCGGCGTGGTGGCGATAAATGGCACGCTTGATGAGGAGCTTGCTAAAAAGATAAATGAAATTTATGTTGAGGTCATCATCGCTGCAAATGTCGATGAAGCAGCGCTTAAGGTCTTTGAAGCTAAAAAACGTATCAAAATTTTCACTCAAGACAATAAATTTTTAGTTCGCTCAAATGATAAATTTGACTTTAAGCACGTTGATGGTGGATTTGTATTTCAAGAAAGAGACTATGTAAAGGACGAAGAGCTTGAAAATATGAAGCAAATGAGCAAAAAATTTGCAACTGGTAGTGAGCTAAAAGATGCCCAGATCGCGTGGAAAGTGGCTGCACTAACGAAGAGCAACTGCGTAGTTTATGTAAAAGATGGCGCAATGGTAGCTATTGGCATGGGTATGACAAGCCGCGTTGATGCTGCTCGTGCAGCCGTGGCAAAGGCAAAAGAACTAAAGATCGATCTAAGCGGTTGCGTACTTGCAAGCGAGGCGTTCTTTCCGTTTAGAGATAGCATCGATATCGCTAGCAAGGTTGGCGTAAAATGTGTCATCGAACCAGGTGGCAGCATCAGAGATGATGAGGTGATAGAGGCTGCTGATGAGCATGGCATGTCGCTATACTTTACTGGCGTTAGACACTTTTTACACTAA
- a CDS encoding TerB family tellurite resistance protein, whose translation MSGVLFLLILGGAIFLFMNVQIGSNRKKQADVDEAKFLVSLLAKVAKSDGRVSELEARLITQVLDDLSQKVSGVSGVREYLKEIYKSQKENVDNAYETARNYKSAFNLNYDICVARLTFFLNLAYIDGEFNKNEQDVIRNIAYGFGIDKETLDEIISKFDGFYGSRFEANPDEMVQEKDAFEVLGLSKNASLEEVKARYKELVRQYHPDILMGRGESKEVIERSTKKLQEINEAYGRLKEKFGV comes from the coding sequence ATGTCTGGAGTCCTGTTTTTACTGATATTAGGCGGTGCGATATTTCTCTTTATGAATGTCCAAATAGGTAGTAACCGCAAGAAACAAGCAGATGTAGATGAGGCTAAATTTCTAGTCTCACTGCTTGCAAAAGTAGCTAAAAGTGACGGCAGAGTTAGCGAGCTAGAGGCTAGGCTGATCACTCAAGTGCTAGATGATCTAAGCCAGAAAGTTAGCGGCGTTAGCGGTGTGCGTGAGTATCTAAAAGAGATTTATAAGAGCCAAAAAGAAAATGTAGATAACGCCTATGAAACCGCTAGAAACTACAAGAGTGCATTTAATCTAAACTACGATATATGCGTCGCTAGGCTCACATTTTTTCTAAATTTAGCCTACATCGATGGAGAATTTAACAAAAATGAGCAAGATGTTATAAGAAATATCGCTTATGGATTTGGCATTGATAAAGAAACGCTTGATGAGATCATCTCAAAATTTGATGGCTTTTATGGCTCAAGATTTGAGGCAAATCCCGATGAAATGGTCCAAGAAAAAGATGCGTTTGAGGTTTTAGGGCTTAGTAAAAATGCAAGTCTTGAAGAGGTAAAAGCTCGTTATAAAGAGCTTGTAAGGCAGTATCATCCCGACATTTTAATGGGCAGGGGAGAGAGTAAAGAGGTGATCGAACGCTCAACTAAAAAGCTTCAGGAGATAAACGAGGCTTATGGGCGATTAAAAGAGAAATTTGGAGTTTAG
- a CDS encoding SDH family Clp fold serine proteinase — MALKKSKVAEAENEQKETEQVEKRGVAKPPVLFSKTQNLIKSIEKRLNATLITYYNSNAGSVCGNDASAMYEILKGKKIDTAYLFIKSDGGSGIAALRIITTLRNYCKNLIALIPANCASAATMMALGANEIVMGPLAYLTPVDTSLKHELSPTNKGNELVSVSMDELSRVVKLWKEQDKDRPNDTNPYNSLYEYIHPLVFGAVDRASSLSLKICTELLRYHIDDDKKIAEISERLNGDYPAHEYPILFREAHEIGLHVKKMDDDLNEMLQELTLLYSEMGQRAFTDYDENSYHDNNIANIIETNGKQIYYQIDKDWFYRPEERRWNVMNDESSWRKNELVNGKIKNTIYHLW, encoded by the coding sequence ATGGCTTTAAAAAAGAGCAAGGTCGCTGAGGCTGAAAATGAGCAAAAGGAAACAGAACAAGTTGAAAAACGAGGCGTAGCAAAGCCGCCAGTACTTTTTAGTAAGACACAAAATTTAATAAAATCAATCGAAAAAAGACTAAACGCTACTTTGATAACTTACTATAATTCAAACGCTGGTAGCGTTTGCGGTAACGATGCAAGTGCTATGTATGAAATTTTAAAGGGTAAAAAGATAGATACTGCCTATCTTTTTATAAAAAGTGACGGCGGAAGTGGTATCGCCGCTCTTAGGATCATCACTACACTTAGAAATTACTGCAAAAATTTAATAGCTCTAATACCTGCAAACTGCGCCTCAGCTGCTACCATGATGGCACTTGGCGCAAATGAGATCGTCATGGGCCCACTTGCCTATCTAACGCCTGTTGATACTTCACTCAAACACGAGCTTAGTCCGACAAACAAAGGCAATGAGCTTGTGAGCGTTTCGATGGACGAACTTAGTCGTGTTGTTAAGCTTTGGAAAGAGCAAGACAAAGATAGGCCAAACGACACAAACCCTTATAACTCGCTTTATGAGTATATTCATCCGCTAGTCTTTGGTGCAGTTGATCGTGCTAGCTCACTATCGCTTAAGATTTGCACCGAGCTTCTTAGGTATCACATCGATGATGATAAAAAGATCGCAGAAATTTCTGAAAGGCTAAATGGCGACTATCCAGCTCATGAATATCCAATCCTATTTAGAGAGGCGCATGAGATCGGCCTTCATGTAAAAAAGATGGATGATGATCTAAATGAAATGCTTCAAGAGCTAACGCTACTTTACTCTGAGATGGGTCAGCGGGCTTTTACTGACTACGATGAAAATAGCTACCACGATAACAATATCGCAAACATCATCGAAACAAATGGCAAGCAAATTTATTATCAGATAGATAAAGACTGGTTCTACCGCCCTGAAGAGCGTCGCTGGAATGTGATGAACGACGAGAGCTCTTGGCGTAAAAACGAACTAGTAAATGGCAAAATAAAAAATACTATCTATCACTTGTGGTAA
- the purL gene encoding phosphoribosylformylglycinamidine synthase subunit PurL, producing MDKATIQAHKISDEEYEEILKILGREPNLLELGIFSAMWSEHCSYKSSKKYLNGFPTKAPWVIQGPGENAGVIDVGDGVAAVFKMESHNHPSFIEPFQGAATGVGGILRDVFTMGARVVANMNSLRFGEIRGDGELAKKHRYLLKGSVAGIGHYGNCMGIPTIGGETTFDPSFNGNILINAFALGLCKSDEIFYGKAEGVGNPVIYVGSKTGRDGLGGAVMASDSFNDENKSLRPTVQVGDPFAEKLLMEACLELFKKDYIIGIQDMGAAGLTSSSFEMAGRSGSGMKMYLERVPMREVGMTPYELMLSESQERMLICAKKGYEQKVLEIFRKWDLDAEIIGEVTSSGVMQLYWHGELAGEIPIGPLSEAAPVLDRPVARPKYLDEIANLKIPNNVDNKSAFFKLLKEPEVLNKSFIYDQYDANIQTNTIKQPGHLGAASIRVKGTKKAVSMAAQCDPRANFVDPKIGAARAVAAAGRKVAMSGAVPLAITDCLNYGNPQNPEVMWQFKEGCEGIKEACRELNTPVVSGNVSLYNDTDGVSVYPTPAIVTVGVNEDANLNLKSTFLSEGRAIYLLGETSGEFAASLYAKALFNVVGGKLKEVDYKVERALWDLVIEANKEQNLEFANSIGVGGLAITLAKMASISNIGVNCEIKFKEPNFIFDESFSRAVVGVKDEAKFEALAAKFGVKFEKIGVSGGKRFKLNDIDESVDEIREIYLNEFAKIVRKED from the coding sequence ATGGATAAAGCTACCATACAAGCACATAAAATCAGCGACGAAGAGTATGAGGAGATCTTAAAAATTTTAGGACGCGAGCCAAATTTACTAGAGCTTGGCATATTTTCAGCGATGTGGAGCGAGCACTGCAGCTACAAATCAAGCAAAAAATACCTAAACGGCTTTCCGACAAAGGCGCCTTGGGTCATCCAAGGACCTGGTGAAAATGCCGGCGTCATCGACGTTGGAGACGGGGTTGCTGCTGTGTTTAAGATGGAGAGTCACAACCATCCAAGCTTTATCGAGCCGTTTCAGGGCGCTGCAACTGGCGTTGGTGGAATTTTAAGAGATGTCTTTACGATGGGCGCAAGAGTCGTTGCGAATATGAACTCGCTTCGTTTTGGCGAGATAAGAGGCGATGGCGAGCTAGCCAAAAAGCATAGATATCTACTAAAAGGAAGCGTCGCTGGTATAGGACACTATGGCAACTGTATGGGTATCCCAACGATCGGTGGCGAAACTACCTTTGATCCTAGCTTTAATGGCAACATCCTAATCAACGCTTTTGCGCTTGGTCTTTGCAAAAGTGATGAAATTTTCTACGGCAAGGCTGAAGGTGTGGGCAACCCAGTCATTTACGTGGGTTCAAAGACCGGTAGAGACGGACTTGGTGGCGCTGTGATGGCGAGCGATAGCTTTAACGACGAGAACAAATCGCTTCGCCCAACGGTGCAAGTAGGCGACCCATTTGCTGAGAAACTGCTTATGGAAGCTTGCTTGGAGCTCTTTAAAAAAGACTACATCATCGGCATCCAAGATATGGGCGCGGCAGGACTTACAAGCTCTAGTTTCGAGATGGCTGGCAGAAGCGGCAGTGGCATGAAGATGTATTTAGAGCGCGTACCGATGCGTGAAGTTGGCATGACGCCTTATGAGCTAATGCTAAGCGAGTCTCAAGAGCGCATGCTAATATGTGCCAAAAAAGGCTATGAGCAAAAGGTGCTTGAAATTTTTAGAAAGTGGGACCTTGACGCTGAGATCATCGGCGAGGTCACAAGTAGCGGCGTGATGCAGCTTTACTGGCATGGTGAGCTTGCAGGCGAAATCCCTATCGGCCCACTTAGCGAGGCAGCTCCGGTGCTTGATCGCCCAGTTGCACGTCCAAAATATCTTGATGAGATAGCAAATTTAAAAATCCCAAATAATGTTGATAACAAAAGCGCATTTTTTAAGCTTTTAAAAGAGCCAGAAGTGCTAAATAAAAGCTTTATCTACGACCAATACGACGCAAATATCCAGACAAACACGATAAAACAGCCAGGGCACTTAGGCGCTGCAAGCATCAGAGTAAAAGGCACTAAAAAGGCTGTCTCTATGGCTGCGCAGTGCGATCCTAGAGCAAATTTTGTTGATCCAAAAATTGGCGCTGCAAGAGCAGTTGCTGCAGCTGGCAGAAAGGTAGCGATGAGTGGCGCTGTGCCACTTGCGATCACCGACTGCCTAAACTACGGCAACCCGCAAAATCCAGAGGTTATGTGGCAGTTTAAAGAGGGATGTGAAGGTATAAAAGAGGCTTGCCGTGAGCTAAATACACCAGTTGTTAGCGGCAATGTGAGCCTTTATAACGACACTGACGGCGTAAGCGTCTATCCAACGCCAGCCATCGTAACGGTTGGTGTAAATGAAGATGCAAATTTAAACCTAAAAAGCACATTTTTAAGCGAGGGCAGGGCGATTTACTTGCTTGGCGAGACAAGCGGGGAATTTGCTGCTTCACTTTACGCAAAGGCGCTATTTAACGTGGTTGGCGGAAAGCTAAAAGAGGTTGATTATAAAGTTGAGCGAGCTCTTTGGGACCTAGTGATAGAGGCAAATAAAGAGCAAAATTTAGAGTTTGCAAATAGCATAGGCGTAGGCGGTCTTGCTATCACGCTAGCAAAAATGGCTAGCATCTCAAACATCGGCGTAAATTGCGAAATAAAATTTAAAGAGCCAAATTTCATCTTTGATGAAAGCTTTTCAAGAGCAGTCGTAGGAGTGAAAGACGAGGCTAAATTTGAAGCACTTGCGGCCAAATTTGGTGTGAAATTTGAAAAGATTGGCGTTAGTGGTGGCAAGAGATTTAAACTAAATGATATCGATGAGAGCGTGGATGAGATAAGAGAAATTTATCTAAATGAGTTTGCAAAAATAGTTAGAAAAGAGGATTAA
- a CDS encoding NAD(P)H-dependent oxidoreductase produces the protein MKILLINGGKKFAHSDGRLNQTLHDLACEKLAKMGHEIKQTKIDHGYDIEAEVDKFIWMDAVVWQMPAWWMGEPWIVKKYIDEVFTAGHGKLYTSDGRHRVDPTKNYGKGGLLNGKNFMLSLTWNAPAEAFSDPNEFFDARGIDGVYYHFRKANEFLGMKPLSYFVCYDVIKMPDVPRYLKEYEAHLEKVFKNTK, from the coding sequence ATGAAAATTTTACTTATAAATGGTGGTAAAAAATTTGCCCACTCAGATGGTAGACTAAATCAAACACTTCACGACCTTGCATGCGAGAAGCTCGCAAAAATGGGTCACGAGATAAAGCAAACCAAAATAGATCATGGCTATGATATAGAGGCTGAAGTCGATAAATTTATATGGATGGACGCAGTAGTTTGGCAGATGCCAGCTTGGTGGATGGGTGAGCCTTGGATAGTTAAAAAATATATCGATGAGGTCTTTACCGCAGGTCATGGCAAGCTTTATACGAGCGATGGCAGACACAGGGTCGATCCAACTAAAAACTACGGCAAGGGTGGCTTGCTAAATGGCAAGAATTTTATGCTAAGCCTTACTTGGAATGCCCCAGCTGAGGCATTTAGCGATCCAAATGAGTTTTTTGATGCGCGTGGGATTGATGGGGTTTATTATCATTTCAGAAAGGCAAATGAGTTTTTGGGCATGAAGCCACTTTCATACTTTGTCTGCTACGATGTTATCAAGATGCCAGATGTGCCAAGATATCTAAAAGAGTACGAAGCGCATCTTGAAAAAGTTTTTAAAAATACGAAATAG
- the mnmE gene encoding tRNA uridine-5-carboxymethylaminomethyl(34) synthesis GTPase MnmE: MSETIAALATAYGIGSVSIVRLSGKDALVTSLKLLKLSNLEPRYAKLAKIYSLDDEILDEGIVIYFKAPASFTGEDIVEFQTHGGVMVSERILNELIRAGARLAMPGEFSKRAFLNGKMDLAKAEAMQGLITSKSEIAAKILTRQMQGDLSKFVGEIRSEVVKTLAFVETMIDYADDDLPANLLEQTKQMLLKNIEKLDRIATLSEQRRGLIDGFKIAIVGKPNVGKSSILNSFLAYERAIVSDEAGTTRDRIEENFKIGSHLVCIIDTAGIRKDAGKIEQIGINYSISAINEADIILAVFDCSNPSDEQDREIIRLVSSSNKKAFFILNKSDLAFKFDIELEGAIKISAKNDTSIVLKELEAYLKTQDTDEIMLSSNRQILSCKEASEALKRAFLRLSEEELEIFAYELNSAIKALASITKPFERSEILDEMFSHFCLGK, from the coding sequence ATGAGTGAAACTATCGCAGCCCTTGCCACAGCTTATGGCATCGGCTCAGTTTCTATCGTAAGGCTTAGCGGCAAGGATGCTCTAGTCACCTCTTTAAAACTTCTTAAACTTTCAAATTTAGAGCCAAGATACGCAAAACTAGCCAAAATCTACTCCCTTGATGATGAAATTTTAGACGAGGGCATCGTTATATATTTTAAAGCTCCAGCAAGCTTTACGGGCGAGGATATCGTTGAGTTTCAAACTCATGGCGGCGTGATGGTGAGCGAGAGAATTTTAAACGAGCTAATAAGAGCTGGTGCGAGGCTTGCAATGCCGGGTGAGTTTAGTAAGCGAGCATTTTTAAATGGCAAGATGGATCTAGCTAAGGCTGAGGCTATGCAAGGGCTCATCACTTCAAAAAGCGAGATCGCTGCTAAAATTTTGACCCGCCAGATGCAGGGCGATCTTAGTAAATTTGTAGGCGAGATCAGAAGTGAAGTGGTCAAAACTCTTGCCTTTGTTGAGACGATGATTGATTATGCTGATGATGATCTGCCAGCAAATTTACTAGAGCAGACTAAGCAGATGCTTTTAAAAAATATCGAGAAGCTAGACCGCATAGCCACACTTAGCGAGCAAAGAAGAGGGCTAATAGATGGCTTTAAGATCGCTATCGTTGGTAAGCCAAATGTTGGCAAAAGCTCTATTTTAAACTCATTTTTGGCATACGAGAGGGCGATCGTTAGCGACGAAGCGGGCACTACTAGGGACAGGATAGAAGAAAATTTCAAGATCGGCTCACATCTAGTTTGTATAATAGATACCGCTGGCATCAGAAAAGATGCTGGGAAGATCGAGCAAATCGGTATAAACTATTCTATTTCTGCCATAAACGAAGCTGACATCATCCTGGCTGTCTTTGATTGCTCAAATCCAAGTGATGAGCAAGACAGAGAGATAATTAGACTCGTTTCCAGCTCAAACAAAAAAGCCTTTTTTATCTTAAACAAAAGCGATCTTGCATTTAAATTTGACATAGAGCTAGAGGGTGCTATCAAAATTTCAGCAAAAAATGACACGAGCATAGTTTTAAAAGAGCTTGAAGCTTATCTTAAGACACAGGATACTGATGAGATCATGCTAAGCTCAAACCGCCAAATTTTAAGCTGTAAAGAGGCTAGTGAGGCTTTAAAAAGAGCCTTTTTAAGACTCAGCGAAGAGGAGCTAGAAATTTTTGCTTATGAGCTAAATAGTGCGATAAAGGCGCTTGCAAGCATCACAAAGCCATTTGAGAGAAGTGAAATTTTAGACGAGATGTTTAGCCATTTTTGTTTAGGAAAATGA
- a CDS encoding Jag N-terminal domain-containing protein, translated as MKIEANTLQEAFQKAAEQLNCSVTQLDIKVLQHPSSGFLGFFKRSAIIEANLENQPKPQHKPKNDKNFIKKNDENEAIKEDKKQAKKHDHGDKRRGPKKHRDEKSETKFEQKEHKNEKSNLSEKNEALAKDAFAQKSEEEAEPGYVIKRLDEAKEIKEPQASKNAPKNILDNSIIENFNQTDEESAAQALQKEKKEKATIDFDKILPEIKDGMNRLFKASCFDISKIEVSKFDDETVLIELDGADAALLIGKEGYRYKAISYMLYNWLNSKYNLAIRLEIAQFLQNQEAMMDQYLNGVIERVQNSGRAQTKPLDGVLVKIALEKLREKFPDKYVGIKSGNDGKFVVVNDFFKK; from the coding sequence ATGAAAATAGAAGCAAATACCCTTCAAGAGGCATTTCAAAAGGCAGCTGAGCAACTTAACTGCTCAGTAACTCAGCTTGATATAAAAGTTTTACAGCATCCAAGTAGTGGTTTTTTGGGATTTTTTAAAAGAAGTGCGATCATCGAAGCAAATTTAGAAAATCAACCAAAACCACAACACAAGCCAAAAAATGATAAAAATTTTATTAAAAAAAATGATGAGAACGAGGCTATAAAAGAAGATAAAAAGCAAGCTAAAAAACACGATCATGGTGATAAAAGGCGAGGCCCTAAAAAACATAGAGATGAAAAAAGCGAAACTAAATTTGAGCAAAAAGAACATAAAAATGAAAAGTCAAATTTAAGTGAAAAAAATGAAGCTCTAGCTAAAGATGCATTTGCTCAAAAGAGTGAAGAAGAAGCTGAACCAGGATATGTGATAAAGAGACTTGATGAGGCAAAAGAAATAAAGGAGCCACAAGCTAGCAAAAATGCTCCTAAAAATATTTTAGATAATTCTATTATTGAAAATTTTAACCAAACTGATGAAGAGAGTGCGGCTCAAGCTTTACAAAAAGAAAAAAAAGAAAAAGCAACAATCGACTTTGATAAAATTTTACCTGAGATCAAAGATGGCATGAACCGTCTTTTTAAGGCAAGTTGTTTTGATATTAGTAAAATTGAAGTTAGCAAATTTGACGATGAAACGGTGCTTATAGAGCTTGATGGAGCTGATGCGGCTCTACTTATAGGTAAAGAAGGTTATAGATATAAAGCGATATCTTATATGCTTTATAACTGGCTAAACTCAAAATATAATCTTGCTATCCGTCTTGAGATCGCACAATTTTTGCAAAATCAAGAAGCGATGATGGATCAATATTTAAATGGCGTGATCGAGCGTGTGCAAAATAGCGGTAGAGCCCAAACGAAGCCACTTGACGGGGTTTTGGTCAAGATCGCACTTGAGAAGCTCCGCGAAAAATTTCCAGATAAATATGTCGGCATAAAAAGTGGCAATGACGGCAAATTTGTCGTCGTAAATGACTTTTTTAAAAAATGA
- the yidC gene encoding membrane protein insertase YidC, protein MEQMSMQKRLLLAALLSIVFFIVYDFFMPKRVIPEQNQTTMSQTIDQNKAPNINQNTPESNENLASNEIIATIKAQSYEAKIDKLGRISKFYLTEDKYKTEDGNKIELVSQNPLPLELRFNDSTLNTDAFKVAYSSDASEIDASSEPKTIKLTQNLDGVTVTKNIKFYPNGRYEVEVNLSKNVDYFITPGFRPNIAIDSYTVHGVMLRNTDDSLNIIEDGDAKEVKNYANTTIAAASDRYYTTLFYSFEKPFEVAVDKDSNNNPILFVKANDNLKLGAYIGPKEHKILSSMDERLNDVIEYGWFTFIAKPMFAFLNFLHNYIGNWGWAIVVLTLVIRIVLFPLTYKGMLSMNKLKELAPKVKELQTKYKDDKQKMQVHMMELYKKHGANPMGGCLPILLQIPVFFAIYRVLLNAIELKGAPWILWIHDLSVMDPYFVLPILMGLTMFLQQKLTPTTFTDPMQEKVMKFLPLIFTFFFVTFPAGLTLYWFVNNVCSVVQQVFVNKLFEKHKKATEVKA, encoded by the coding sequence ATGGAACAGATGTCTATGCAAAAAAGGTTGCTTCTTGCAGCGCTTTTATCTATTGTTTTTTTTATAGTGTATGATTTTTTTATGCCAAAAAGGGTGATACCTGAGCAAAACCAAACTACAATGTCTCAAACAATAGATCAAAATAAAGCTCCAAATATAAATCAAAATACACCAGAATCAAATGAAAATTTGGCCTCAAATGAGATAATCGCTACTATCAAAGCTCAAAGCTACGAAGCAAAAATAGATAAGCTAGGAAGAATTTCAAAATTCTATCTAACTGAAGATAAGTATAAAACAGAAGATGGTAACAAAATTGAGCTTGTTTCACAAAATCCATTGCCACTTGAGCTTAGATTTAACGATAGTACTTTAAATACTGATGCTTTTAAGGTTGCATATAGCAGTGATGCTAGCGAGATAGATGCCAGCAGCGAGCCTAAAACTATAAAACTTACTCAAAATTTGGATGGAGTTACTGTCACAAAAAATATCAAATTTTACCCAAATGGTAGATATGAAGTTGAAGTAAATTTAAGTAAAAATGTTGATTATTTCATCACTCCTGGTTTTAGACCAAATATCGCGATAGATAGCTACACAGTTCATGGCGTTATGCTTAGAAACACAGACGATAGCCTAAATATCATAGAAGATGGCGATGCAAAAGAGGTTAAAAACTATGCAAATACCACAATAGCGGCCGCATCTGATAGATATTATACAACGCTATTTTACTCATTTGAAAAGCCATTTGAAGTAGCCGTAGATAAAGATTCTAACAATAATCCTATTCTTTTTGTAAAGGCAAATGATAATTTAAAATTAGGCGCATATATCGGACCAAAAGAGCATAAAATTTTAAGCTCAATGGACGAGAGACTAAACGACGTTATTGAGTATGGTTGGTTTACATTTATAGCAAAACCGATGTTTGCATTTTTGAATTTCTTACATAACTACATTGGCAACTGGGGTTGGGCGATAGTTGTGCTAACGCTTGTTATAAGGATAGTTTTATTCCCGCTTACATATAAGGGTATGTTATCCATGAACAAGCTTAAAGAGCTTGCTCCAAAGGTAAAAGAGCTTCAGACAAAATATAAAGATGATAAGCAAAAAATGCAAGTTCATATGATGGAGCTTTATAAAAAGCATGGTGCAAATCCGATGGGTGGCTGCTTACCGATCTTGCTCCAGATTCCGGTATTTTTTGCGATCTACCGCGTCTTACTAAATGCGATCGAGCTAAAAGGTGCTCCTTGGATACTTTGGATACACGATCTTTCGGTAATGGATCCATATTTTGTATTACCTATTTTGATGGGTCTTACGATGTTTTTACAGCAAAAGCTTACACCAACGACATTTACTGATCCTATGCAAGAAAAGGTGATGAAATTTTTACCTCTTATATTTACATTTTTCTTCGTGACATTCCCAGCCGGTCTTACACTTTACTGGTTTGTAAATAACGTTTGCTCGGTTGTTCAGCAAGTATTTGTAAACAAACTTTTTGAAAAACATAAAAAAGCTACGGAGGTAAAGGCTTAA
- the yidD gene encoding membrane protein insertion efficiency factor YidD has protein sequence MKKIAIKAIAFYQKYISILLPKSCRYYPTCSQYAIWEFQTNSFFSAFFATFMRILKCNQLFKGGINYPIIYKKFNLCFISQKSDTRNINFWFVPCQNSKFYVVKVLDKLKEKK, from the coding sequence ATGAAAAAAATTGCGATTAAAGCTATCGCTTTTTATCAAAAATATATTTCCATACTTCTACCAAAAAGCTGTCGCTATTACCCGACTTGTTCACAATACGCGATTTGGGAATTTCAAACAAATAGTTTTTTTTCTGCTTTTTTTGCAACCTTCATGCGAATTTTAAAATGTAATCAGCTTTTTAAAGGTGGTATAAACTACCCAATTATCTACAAAAAATTTAACTTATGTTTTATATCTCAAAAAAGTGACACTAGAAATATAAATTTTTGGTTTGTCCCTTGTCAGAATAGTAAATTTTATGTTGTAAAAGTATTAGATAAATTAAAGGAAAAAAAATAA